The DNA window TGCGCCTACCTGACGGAGGGAACGTTCCTCGACTTCGGGACGCCGGAAGATTACCTTCGCGGGACGCTCGCGCTCCTCGCGGAACGCGATGGCGGCAAGGGGCCCCGCTCCTTCGTCCACCCCCGGGCGTCGATCGGGAAAGGCGCGACCGTCGGACCCGACGCGGTCGTCGAGGAGGGCGTTTCCGTGGGCGCTGGCGCCGTCGTTCGCCGCGCGATCCTGTGGCCCGGCGCCGTCGTGCCGCCCGGGGCGCTCGTCGAGAACGGCATCCTCACGCCGAACTGCTTCGTCCCCGCGTAAGAGCTTCAATTCACAAATACGGCAACCTATCCTGTAATAGTGGATCGGAGCACTACACCGCGATTGGCCGATAGCGGCCGGTCTGCGCCTCACGGGGTTCCCCTTGCGGGGGACGCCTTGCCCGTCCATCCGTGGACGGGCGGCGGCTCAGTCGCTCCTCGCTCCCGGCCTCCATGCCTCCGCTTCGTCGCTCATGCCCCCGCCGGGGCACCCCGTCTCGGCGCTTGCCCGGCCTAACTGCAGCGTTACACGAATACGTCAACCTAGCCGGAGGCGTCGCGGAGCGGGATACCCCTTCCGAGCGGGCGTGAGTTTTCGCCGGAGCCATGGAGGGCGAGAGGCGAAAACGACCGCCAGCGAAGGACGCCAGGGATGGCGGACGGAGCGGTAGTGAGGGAGGGAGTATCACGCGGAGAGAGAGGCGCCTCCGGACGATATGGACGCGTAATTGTTGATTGATGCGTTAGCCGCACGTCGGGTCGCCGGGGAGGCACGCTTTTCCCGGGTTGCCTTTCGTGTAGAGGAGGAGGGCGCTGCCGTACGGAGCCGCGAACGCCCCGCGCTTGTCGAACTCCGCCGATAATCCGCACAGCGTCCTCACCCCGACGCGGAACAGGTCCTCCCTCCCCGTCGCCCGCGCGCAGCGCAGCAGGGCGGATGCGATGCGGGCGTTGGGGGCGAACGGGAAGAGCGGCTGCGAAAGCACGCCGAAATCCCCCGCCTCGGGGAGTCGATCCAGGAAACCGGCCGCCTCCGGCCGGTACAGGTGCGACACGGCGTCGGCAAGGACCTCCTCCGCCCACCGCAGGTACTCCTCCTTCCCGGTGGCGTCGTGCAGGTCGAGATACGCGGTGGAAACGGCCGCGTGATCGGCGAGCAGGCGATGGGGAACCTTCTCTTCTTCCCCCGGGGACGCAAGGTAACGCGCCATTCCCGCCGAAGGCGAGGTCATCCGCTCCCGGAGAAAGCGGCCGAGCCGTTCCGCCCGCGCCAACAGTGAGTCCCCCTCTCCCCCGGCCGGAGCGCCGAACGCGCGGTGCGCCGCGACGAGGCCGGAAACGGCCTTCCCGTTGTACTCGGAATAGATCGTTCGATCCACCGACGGGGCCGCCCGGAGCGACCGCTCCTCCTCCGGCAGGGGGTAATACGCCTCGTCCGCGTCCTGGCTTCCGAAGAAGGCGCCGGTGGAGGGATCGTACAGCTTCGTGAGCAGGAACCGGAGGATGTCGCGGACGGCGGAGGCGAACGTCTCCTCTGCGGTCAGCTCGTGCGCGGAGGCGTACAGCGAAAGCAGTTCCGCGTTATCCGCCAGCATCTTCTCGTAATGGGGGACCGTCCAGTCCCTGCGGGTGGCGTACCGGAAAAAACCGCCTTCCACCCTGTCGAGAAGTTCCGATTCCGCCATCCTCCGAAGCACCGCCGCCAACGTTTCCCCCGCCTCGTGGTTCCCCTCGGCGATCCACGCGTCCCGGAGGAAAGCGAGGATCTCCGCGACGGGGAACTTCGGCTCCCGGAAGAACCCCGGGTGCGCCGGATCGTACTGCGCGAGGACGGCGTGTTTTACCAACGGAAGGTCTTCCGGCCGCGGCGCATCCGGAGCTTCGGTTCGCTCCGCCGCGACGTCGGCGTCGGGCTCCCCCGCATTCCGCAGGTAGTCGTCGACCCGATCACGGTCCCGCCGATAGAAGTCCCGGCACTTCTCGAGAAGCCCGGCCAGGGCGTCCGGCGGAAGGTACGTCGCGCCCGTCAGGAGCCGGCCGTCGGGAAAGAGCACCGCCGTCGTGGGCCACCCGCCCTGGTTGTACCGGTCGTTGATGTCGGGCCTCCGGTCGGTGTCGACCCGGATGGAGACGTAATCGTCGTTCAGGATGCGGATCACCCGCGGGTCGGCGAGGGAGGTCCCGTCCAGCACGTGGCACCAGTGGCACCAGGACGCGCCGATGTCGAGGAAGATCAGCTTTCCCTCGGCTCCCGCCCTCGCCAGCGCCTCCGGCTCCCACTCGTTCCAGCGAACTCCCGCGACTTCCGCCATGCCCGCTCCTTTCATGCCTTTTTCTACGATGAAACGCCGCGACACCGGGTTCCACGCGCGGGACAACGCGCGGGAGCGGCACGGCGAGCGCAGGTCAGCCGTAATACTGCAGGTAGAAGCAGAGGGCCGCGAGGCAGGCGGTGTACGGGGCGAAGCGCTGGAAGCGTCCCTTCACGACGATGCGCTCGACGAACAGGAGTGAGAGGTACCCGATGACAAGGGCGACGAGGAATCCCGCGACGGAAGGGGCGACGCCGGGCAGTACGGAGACCCCTTTTTTCAGGGTGAAGAGCGCCCCGCCGAGGATCGCGGGAATGGAGATGAGGAAGGAGAACTTCGCCGCGCGGCGCGGAGCGATCCCCAGCAGTAGGGCCAGGATGATGGTCGAGCCGGAACGGGACAGCCCGGGGAAGACCGCCATCCCCTGGATGACGCCGATCGCCACGGCCTCCCACCCGTCGATCCGGTCGGGGTCCTCCTTGTGGCGGAACCGCAGGTTCGTCAGGAGGAGCAGCGTGGTCAGGATGAGATAGCGCGCGCCGACTCCGCCGAAGGTGAGGCTCGTCTCGACGGTCTTATGGAAGATCACCCCGATGATGCCGGTGGGGATCGAGGCGACGATGGCCAGCCAGAGATCCCGGCGTCCCCACGCCGACGGCGCCGCCCACGAGTCGCGGCGAAACAGGGACGACACGATCGAGGCGACCTCGGAGCGCAGGAAGAAGAGGACGGCGGCCAGCGTCCCGAGGTGGAGCAGCAGGTCGAACGCCAGCTCGGGCTCGCGGATCCCGAAGAGGCGCTGCGCGAGGAGCAGGTGCCCCGAGCTGCTCACGGGGAGGAACTCGGTCGCGCCCTGGAGCAGTCCGAGGAGGATCGACTGAAGGAAGGTCACGGGTGGGGTGTCACGCCCGGACCGCCGCCCGGGCGCGCTCGACGGCTTCCTCCATCACGCCGCGGATCCGCCGCACGGCCGCCTCGTCCCTCCCTTCGAACCGCAGCACCAGCACCGGCTGGGTGTTGGAGGCCCGGACCAGCCCCCACCCGCCGTCGAAGAGGGCACGGATCCCGTCGACGTCGATCACCTCCCGCGCCTGCGGCGCCACGATCCGCGCCACCTCCTCCACCACCCGGAACTTGATCTCGTCGGGGCAATCGACGCGGATCTCGGGGGTGGACACCACGGGCGGCAGGTCCGACAGGAGGGCGCTCAACGGGCGTCCCTCCTTCGCGAGGATCTCGAACAGGCGCGCGGATGCGTAGATGGCGTCGTCGAACCCCAGGTAGCGATCCCGGAAGAAGACGTGCCCGCTCATCTCCCCCGCCAGCTCGGCGTTTTCCTCCTTCATCTTCGCCTTGATGAGGGAGTGCCCCGCCTTCCACATCACCGGACGCCCGCCGTGCCGCGCGATGTCCTCGTAGAGGTTCTGCGACGACTTCACTTCGGAAATGATCGACGCCCCCGGCTTGCGCGACAGGATCTCCCGCGCGAACAGGATGAGCAGGTAATCCCCGTAGATCACGTTCCCCTGTTCGTCGACCACCCCGATCCGGTCGGCATCGCCGTCGTACCCTACCCCGACGTCCGCCCCGGTCGCCTTCACTTTTTCCACGAGGAAGCGGAGGTTCTCGGGGACCGTGGGGTCCGGAAAGTGGTTGGGGAACCGGCCGTCCGGATCGCAGAACAGCTCGATCACCTCCATCCCCATCTCCCGGAACAGGTCGGGGGCCACCGCTCCGGCCGTCCCGTTTCCCGCGTCCACGACCACCTTGAGCTTCCGCGGGATCGAAAGGTTCCCCGCGACGAACTTCCGGTACTCGGGAAGGATCTCCCGGGAGACGATTTCCCCCTTCCCCTCCCGATACGCGCCCCGCTCGATGACGCGCCGCAGTTCCTGGATCCGCTCCCCGTACAGCGTCCCGGTACCGACGCACAGTTTGAACCCGTTGAACTCCGGGGGGTTGTGGCTCCCCGTGATCATGACGCCGCCGTCGGCGCCGAAATGGTGGATGGCGAAATAAAGGAGGGGCGTCGGGCAGACGCCCACGTCGATCACGTTCATCCCGGTGGAGAGGAGCCCTTCCGCGATCGCATCCCGGAACCCGGGCGAGGAAAGGCGACAGTCGCGTCCGAGCGCGACCGTACGGACGCCGTCCGCCGCCACGAATGTGCCGTACCCCTTCCCGAGCAGGACGACCGCGTCCCGGTGAAGGTCCCTCCCCACCAGGCCGCGGACGTCGTACTCGCGGAAGATCAGCGGATTGATCGGCGCCATATCCCTCAGTCGAGGTGGATTTCCATGTAGGTCTTGGAGGTGCGGCGGGCGACCTTGGTCCGGTGCGCGGCGCGGGAGACCTCCTTGGCTACGATCGGGCCGACCTTCCGGTTGAAGACCGACGGTATGATGTAATCCTCGGAGAGCTCCTCCTTGCCGACGCACGAGGCGATCGCGTACGCCGCGGCGAGCTTCATCTCCTCGTTGATGCACGTGGCCCGCGAATCGAGCGCCCCGCGGAAGATCCCCGGGAAGCACAGGACGTTGTTGATCTGGTTCGGGTAGTCGGAGCGCCCCGTCGCCATGATCCGCACGTAGGGCGCCGCCTCCTCGGGCATGATCTCCGGGTCGGGGTTCGCCATCGCGAAGACGATCGGGTCCTTCGCCATCTTCTTCAGGTCGTCGACCGTGATGAGCCCCGGGCCCGCCAGGCCGATGAACATGTCCGCCCCCGCGATCACGTCGGCAAGCTTCCCCTTCTCGTTGAACGGGTTCGCATGTTCCGCGTACCACTCCTTCATGAAGTTCATGTGCTGCTTGCGCCCCTTGTAGATCGCCCCGATCCGGTCCACCCCGATGATGTTGCGCGCGCCGGCGTTCATGATGATCTTGCTGCACGCCACCCCGGCGGCCCCGACGCCCGCGACCACGATCTTCATGTCCTCGATCCGCTTCTTGACGATCTTCAGGGAGTTCAGCAGCGAGGCCAGCACGACCACCGCCGTCCCGTGCTGATCGTCGTGGAAGACCGGGATCCCCATCTCGGCCTTCAGGCGCTCCTCGATCTCGAAGCAGCGCGGCGCGGAGATATCCTCGAGATTGATCCCGCCGAAGGTGGGCTCGAGCGCCTTGACGACCCGGATGATCTCCTCGGGATCCTTCGTGTTGAGGCAGATCGGCCAGGCGTCGATCCCGGCGAACTCCTTGAACAGCATCGCCTTCCCTTCCATGACCGGCATCGCCGCCTCGGGGCCGATGTCCCCAAGCCCCAGCACGGCCGTGCCGTCCGAAACGACGGCCACCGCGTTCCTCCGGATCGTCAGGGAGAACGACTTCTTCACGTCCTTCGAGATCGCCATGCACACCCGCGCGACGCCCGGGGTGTACGCCATGGAGAGGTCGTTCCGGGTCTTCACCGGGATCTTGTTGTGGACCTCGATCTTTCCGCCGAGGTGCATCAGGAAGGTCCGGTCGGAGACGTTCACGACCTTGACCCCCGCGATCAACTTCATGGCGTTGATGATCTCCTGCGCGTGCTCGATCCCCCGGGCCCGCGCGGTGATGTCCCGGATGACCGTTCCCTTCCCGTGACCGGAGAGGTCGATCGCCCCGATGTCGCCGCCGGCGGTGCCGATCGCCGTGGTCACTTTGCCGAGCATGCCGACCTTGTTCTGGATCTCCAACCGCATCGTGATGCTGTAGCTTTCGCTTGGAGAAAGCGTCATGGCCATGATTCCCCCCTACGCAGGTTGGTGGTGCGGATACAATCGGGTATTCTAGGCGGGCCGGACCCCGCAATTCAAGGGAATTAGCCCCTCGATGTCACTTCGCGGGCTCGCGGCGGTAGACCACAACATCGAACCCCTGGACGTCAACCTCGAAGACGAATCCCTCGACGGCGCAGGTAAAGAGGTCCCCGGGTTCGTGCGCATCGGTCCCGGAGGGGAACGCCCCCAGGGCGACGGATGCGTCGATGATTCCCCGCACCTCGCGGAACGTAAGGTCCATGGCGGTGATGATGTTGTAGACGCGCCCGTTGTGGGAGATCGGGTACACTTCGAAATCGTCCATGTCCATCCCTTGCCTCTTCCCGCGGTTCATTTGTCCCCAGTCTACCATGCGGGATTGAAAGAACCTTTCCCGTCTGCTACCTTCAACTCACCCGCCTTGCGCGGAAACCGGAGGGATCCCTTGCTCATCCAGGACGTCCTCGAGCACAATGCCCGCACCCATCCCTCCCGGGTCGCCCTCGTCGCGGGAAAAGAGGAAGTGACCTACCGGGAACTGCGCGACCGGGTCGGAGGCTACGCCGCCGTGCTCCGTTCGGGGGGGATCGGCAAGGGGGACCGCGTCGCGATCCTCGCGCAGAACTCCGTCCTCTACCTGGAGGCCCTTTTCGCGGTGACCCGGGCGGGCGCCGCCCTGGTTCCGCTGAACCACCTGCTGATCGGACGGGAACTGGTCGCCATCCTCGAGGACGCGGATGTGAAGGCGCTCCTGTTCACGGAGGAGTTCCGCGACCGGGTCGGGGAGATCCGTCCTTCCCTGCCGGGGATCGGCTGCTTCGTGCGCATCGACGACCCCGAACTGCCGAAGCAGGGGGAAGAGGACGCGCCGGACCCGTCTCCTCCCGTCCTCGAGACGGACATCGCGCTGGTGATCTACGACGGCGGAATATCGAGCCGTCCGCGGGGGGTGATGCTCTCCCACCGTAACCTGCTGGCCGCCTCCGCCTCTTCCGCGCTCGAGCTTTCCCTGTCGCGGAACGACGTCTTTCTTTCGTGCGCCTACCTCCCCTTCCTCGGCGGGACGGGACGGCTCCTGCGATTCCTCTACGTGGGGGCGACGATCGTCCTGCAGCCCGAGTTCGACCCGGTAGAGGCGCTGCGCGTGATCGAGCGCCGGTCCGTCACGCGGGTGCTCCTCACCCCGACGATGATGGCGCAGATCCTCGCCTTCCCATCCGCGGGGAAGTTCAACCTTTCCACCCTGAGGACCGTCCTGTACGGCGGCGCGGTGATCCCGCTGGACTTGCTCAAGCGCGCCATCCGGTTCTTCCGGTGCGGCCTCGCCCAGTCCCACGGCCAAGTGGAGTCCGCCGGCATCCTGACGGTCCTGCACGAGGAGGATCATTCGCTGGACGAGAGCACCCCCTACATGCGGAAGCTCATGTCCGTCGGAAAAGAGGCGATCGGTGTCGAGGTCCGGGTGGTCGACGAGGACGGCCTGGAGATCGCCCCGAACAAGGTGGGCGAGATCGTTGCCCGCGGGCCGAATATTTTCGAGGGGTACCGGAACGACCCGGCCCTCACCGCGAAGGTCCTGCGGGACGGCTGGCTCCGGACGGGGGACGTGGCCTCCATCGACGAGGAGGGGTACATCTACATCGTAGACAAGAAACGGGACACGCTGACGGTCGAGGGGATCTCGATCTCCCCGCGCGAGATCGAGAACATCCTTTGCGAGCACCCCTCCGTGAAGGAGGCCGCCGTGGTACCCCGGCCCGACTACACGATGGGCGAAGTGCCCGTGGCCGTGCTCGTGCTGCGGGGGGGGACTTCAGTAGACCCGGAGGAGATCCTGGACCACTGCCGGCGGAACATGGCCCCCTTCAAGGTACCGCGCGCGATCGAGTTCGTACCCGCCCTGCCGCGGAACGCCCAGGGGAAAGTGCTCAAGGCGCGGCTTCGCGACCGCCAGGCCTCCCGACGGCCCCGCTGATCACGTCGCCTTTCTCTCCTCCTCGCCGAACACTTCCGCGGTAAACGCCCGGAGCGTCGCCCCGTGCCGCCACGCCGACGGGGGCAGGCCGGCCTTCACGCACGTCTGGTCGAGGAACGTCTCCCGATCCCAGCCCCACTCGACGGGAACCTGGGGGAGCAGCAGACCCCGCATCCGCCCCTGCGCGACCATCAGCCCGTGCCTGCCGACCTCGACCTCTTCGGGCATGATGGGGAACAGGGGGGTGAGGACGGAGATCTCGACGCGCAGTGAGGGGAGTTCCTTCGGGGAGACGGGGGGAAAGCGCGGATCCTCGGTGGCCGCGGCCACCACGCACTCCTGGACCACCTTGAAGAGCGGCGCAACCGCCTCGGTGTAACCGATGCAGCCGCGCAGCCGCCCGTTCTTCGTGAGAGTGACGAATGCGGCTCCGGGGGCGGCCAGCTTCCCCCGCGCCCCTTCCTCGGGCGGAATCTTCCCCGCACCGATGTACCCTTCCAGCGCCCTGCGGGCGATTCCGAGAAGACCTTTTCGCTGCGACTCGTCCAGGTACGCCGCGGATCCCGCCCCGGCGGACTCCGTCATGGGTTCACCTCCGCAAGATTCAGCCAGGTTGCGGCCGGTACTCCGAGGAAATCGCCTCATCGAATCCCTCCGGCAGGTTCACGTCGCCGGGGATGACGATCTTCGGCTGGCAGGCGAGGAACGCGGGGACGATGTCGGGGTCGAACTGGGTCCCGGAGCAGCGCCGGATCTCGGCGATCGCCTCGTCGACGGGGAGCGCCTTCCTGTACGCGCGGGTGGAGGTCATCGCGTCGAAGGTGTCGGCGATCGTCATGATGCGGGATGCGAAAGGGATGTTTTTCCCCGCGAGACGCGAGGGGTACCCCTTCCCGTCGAACCGTTCGTGGTGGTGGAGGATGGCGGGGAGCAGGGGGCGGAAGAAGGGGATCGGTTCGAGGATCCGGACGGCCGTCTCGGGGTGGCGGACGATCTCCGCGAACTCCTCTTCCGAGAGCTTCCCGGGCTTGTTCAGGACCGCTTCCCGGACGCCGATCTTCCCGAGGTCGTGCAGCACCGACGCCCGGTAAAGGTCTTCCAGCTCCTGGCCCTTCATCCCCAGTTCCTCGGCGATGGCCACGGAGTAGAGCGTCACACGCTGCGAGTGTCCGCGGGTGTAGAAGTCTTTCGCCTCGAGCGCCTTGATCATCGCGTCGATGGACCGGACGTACATCGAATTGATGATGTCGGTCTGCTCTTTCACCTTTTTTTCGAGGTTCGTACGGTAATCGTTGAGCTGCCGCTCGAGATCCTTCTTGCGCAGCGCGTTCTCGATGGTGATCAGCAGGACGTCGAAGTTGAACGGTTTCGTGATGTAGTCGCACGCCCCCATCTTGAGCGCGTGGACGGCGGTGTCGAGCTCGGCGTTGGCGGACATGACGATGCCCGCGGTCCCGGGGGACCTCTTCCCCCACTCGCCGAGAAGCGTGATCCCGTCCATGACGGGCATCCGGATGTCGGTGAGGAGGACGTTGTACGGGCCGTTGCTTTCGAGCATGGCCAGCGCCTCGTTCCCGTCGGACGCCTCTTCAACGGAATATCCCGCGATTTCAAGGCGTTCCCGAACGATGGAACGGAGGAATTCTTCGTCATCGACCACGAGGACGCGAATCTTTGCGGCGGCTTCCGTGACTTCCGGGGTGTGGGTTGCAGAGCCCATGATCCCCTTATCGCCTTCGAAATTCGAAAACTTTACTGAAGAATCGAAAAATATTCCGCCGACGGATTCATACGTTGAACCGGACGTGCACGATGTCCCCGTCCTTGACGACGTACTCCTTTCCCTCGAGCCGCAGCTTTCCTTCCGTCTTGGCCTTCGCCATCGACCCGCACCGCAGGAAATCGTCGGAGGAGATGACCTCGGCCCGGATGAACCCCTTTTCCAGGTCGGAGTGGATCTTCCCCGCCGCCGTCGGGGCGGTGCTCCCCTCCCGCACGTTCCAGGCGCGCACCTCGTCCTCCCCCACCGTCAGGAAGGAGATATACCGCGTCGCCTCGAACGCGCCGCGAACGAGCTGGTCCCGGGCGGACCGCGCGATTCCCATCTCCTTCAGGAAGTCGGCCTGCTCGGCCGGCGACAGCTGGGCGATCTCCTCCTCCACCTTCGCGCACAGGCGCACCAGGGGAACCTTCGCTTTCTCCGCCTCCTTCGTCACGTCGGTGTGCGTCTCCGCCGTCTCCTCCCCTTCACCGACGTTCAGGATCAGAAGCGTCGGGAGGCGACTAATGAACCGGAACCCCGAGAGGACCCGTTCCTCCTCGACCGACAGGTCGACGCTCCGAAGGGGAATCTCCCGCTCGAACGCCGCGATCGCCTTGTGCAGGGCGGTCCACTCCGCGTCCCGCTTCGCCTCCTTCGTCATCCGCTCGATCCGCTTCTGCGCGACGAGGTAATCGGAGAGGACGATGGCGGAGGAGAGTTCGCGGAATTCCGCCGCCGGGTCGAGACCGCCGGGAGGCGCCGGGTGGTAGTCGTCGGCGAAGGCCCGGACGACCAGCGCGAGGACCTCGATGCTCCGAAGCTCCGTCAAGGCCTGCGGGGAGAGGGGGTCCGTCTCCCCGGCGTCGATGTCGTGGAACGCCATCGAGATGTAGGTGACCTTCTTCGGGCGGAAGATCTCCGCCATCCGGTCGACCCGCTCGTCCGGGACCTTGATGGCGCATACCCCCGCGCTCTTCCCCTGTGCGTTTCCTTCCGCGACGCCCGAAAGCGAACGGAACAGCGTGCTCTTCCCCGATCCCGTGTTTCCGAAGATCCCAACGTCCACCGTGCTGCCCCCTCCTTAAAATAGCTGTGCCCACCGGTCTTCCTACAGCGGGGGTACCCCAGGGAGCGCATTTCGTCCGGGAGTGGGGCGCCCCTTCCCCGGGAACGCCCGCTATTCGTCCGGAATCCCCGCCAGCAGGTCGTCCTCGGGCAAGGGTAGCCCGGGAAGCCGCGTCCTGGCAAGGACGTACGTCTCCATCCGCGCGAACTCCCGGTAGCCGGGACGCTCGAGGAGCCGCCGGGTGTCCTTCGCCTGGGTCTTGTGGCAATGGAAGGCGAGGATCTTCGTCTCTACCTGCTCCGAGGTGTCGATGAAGGTAGTGAGCCTCGCGCGCGGAACCCCGGAAAGGGGGGCGTCCCACCCCGCGAAGATCTCCTGCGCGATCTCGAATTGATACAGCTTGAGGGGCGCCCAGGGGGCGCCGTCGCCGGGGTACCACGTCGGATCGCCGGAGCGGTCGAAGGCGGAGAGGGCCACCTCGCACATGACCTTGTGATCGGGGTGGCGCGAGACCCCATCGGGGCCGAATCCCACAAGGACGTGAGGGCGCACCCGTCGGATCAGCTCGACGGCGCGCTCCACCAGTTGCTCCCGGGGCACGCTCGCCAGCTGCCCGTCGAGGAACCCGAGGAAGTGCACCTGGGCGATCCCGAGGATCTCCGCCGCCGCCATCAGCTCCCCGGCGCGCACCTCGCCGAGGTGTTCCCGGTCGGTCACCGGGGGATCGCCGACCATCCCGGCCTCCCCACGGGTCGCCGTCGCCAGATGGACAACCGCCCCCGCACGGGCATACCGGGCGATCGTCCCGCCGGTGCCGAACGTCTCGTCGTCGGGGTGCGCCAACAGGAACAGGATCCGTTTCCGCATGATCTTCCCCTTTCCTCAACGACTCCTATGATACTTCACGCGCCGGGAAAGGTTTCGCCTTGAGGAACGGAAGGTTGGATCCCTACCAGGTGTACCCCGCCTCGCCGTGCTCCGAGAGATCGAGTCCCATCACTTCGTCCTCCCGCGAGACGCGAAGCCCCATGAGCTTGTCCAGGACTTTCAGCAACGCATAGGTGACAACGAAGGAGTAGACCAGCACGACCCCCACCGCCAGCGCCTGGATCGCGAGCTGCTTCGGGTTTCCGTAGAACAGGCCGTCGGCCCCACCCGGATTGACCAGCTTCGTGGCGAACAGTCCGGTCGCCAGCGTGCCGAGCACTCCGCCGACGCAGTGGACGCCCACCACGTCCAGGGAGTCGTCATATCCGAGCCGGCCCTTCATCATCACGGCGCCGTAGCAGATCGTCCCCGCCACCCCGCCGATCAAGAGGGCGGAAACCGGCTGGACGAACCCGGACGCCGGGGTGATGGTGCCGAGTCCCGCGATGCAACCGGAGGCGGCGCCGAGGACGGTCGGCTTGCCGCGGTGGATCCACTCGGTGAACATCCAGGCGAGGGTGCCCGCGGCGGCGGCCATGTGGGTCGATACGAAGGCCCGGACGGAGAGGCCGTCCGCGGCGAGAGCGCTCCCGGCGTTGAAGCCGAACCATCCGAACCAGAGCAACCCCGCCCCCAGCACCGTCATCGGCAGGTTGTGCGGCGCCATGTTCTCGCTGCTGAACCCTTTCCGTTTCCCGACCACCAGGGCCGCCGCCAGGGCGGAGACCCCCGCGGTGATGTGCACGACCGTTCCTCCCGCGAAATCGATCGCCCCGAGGTTTCGAAGCCATCCGCCGATCCCCCACATCCAGTGCGCGACCGGGTTGTAGACCAGCAGCGACCATACCAGGCTGAAGACGAGGAACGTGGAGAACCGGAACCGCTCCGCGAACGCTCCCGCGATCAGCGCGGGCGTGATGACCGCGAACATCATCTGGTAGATCATGAACGCCTGGTGGGGAACCGTTGCCGCGTACCCCTTGTGCGGTTCGATCCCGACACCGCCCAGGCCGAACCAGGAGAGATCGCC is part of the bacterium genome and encodes:
- a CDS encoding AMP-binding protein, with product MLIQDVLEHNARTHPSRVALVAGKEEVTYRELRDRVGGYAAVLRSGGIGKGDRVAILAQNSVLYLEALFAVTRAGAALVPLNHLLIGRELVAILEDADVKALLFTEEFRDRVGEIRPSLPGIGCFVRIDDPELPKQGEEDAPDPSPPVLETDIALVIYDGGISSRPRGVMLSHRNLLAASASSALELSLSRNDVFLSCAYLPFLGGTGRLLRFLYVGATIVLQPEFDPVEALRVIERRSVTRVLLTPTMMAQILAFPSAGKFNLSTLRTVLYGGAVIPLDLLKRAIRFFRCGLAQSHGQVESAGILTVLHEEDHSLDESTPYMRKLMSVGKEAIGVEVRVVDEDGLEIAPNKVGEIVARGPNIFEGYRNDPALTAKVLRDGWLRTGDVASIDEEGYIYIVDKKRDTLTVEGISISPREIENILCEHPSVKEAAVVPRPDYTMGEVPVAVLVLRGGTSVDPEEILDHCRRNMAPFKVPRAIEFVPALPRNAQGKVLKARLRDRQASRRPR
- a CDS encoding DUF255 domain-containing protein encodes the protein MAEVAGVRWNEWEPEALARAGAEGKLIFLDIGASWCHWCHVLDGTSLADPRVIRILNDDYVSIRVDTDRRPDINDRYNQGGWPTTAVLFPDGRLLTGATYLPPDALAGLLEKCRDFYRRDRDRVDDYLRNAGEPDADVAAERTEAPDAPRPEDLPLVKHAVLAQYDPAHPGFFREPKFPVAEILAFLRDAWIAEGNHEAGETLAAVLRRMAESELLDRVEGGFFRYATRRDWTVPHYEKMLADNAELLSLYASAHELTAEETFASAVRDILRFLLTKLYDPSTGAFFGSQDADEAYYPLPEEERSLRAAPSVDRTIYSEYNGKAVSGLVAAHRAFGAPAGGEGDSLLARAERLGRFLRERMTSPSAGMARYLASPGEEEKVPHRLLADHAAVSTAYLDLHDATGKEEYLRWAEEVLADAVSHLYRPEAAGFLDRLPEAGDFGVLSQPLFPFAPNARIASALLRCARATGREDLFRVGVRTLCGLSAEFDKRGAFAAPYGSALLLYTKGNPGKACLPGDPTCG
- a CDS encoding phosphomannomutase/phosphoglucomutase; the protein is MAPINPLIFREYDVRGLVGRDLHRDAVVLLGKGYGTFVAADGVRTVALGRDCRLSSPGFRDAIAEGLLSTGMNVIDVGVCPTPLLYFAIHHFGADGGVMITGSHNPPEFNGFKLCVGTGTLYGERIQELRRVIERGAYREGKGEIVSREILPEYRKFVAGNLSIPRKLKVVVDAGNGTAGAVAPDLFREMGMEVIELFCDPDGRFPNHFPDPTVPENLRFLVEKVKATGADVGVGYDGDADRIGVVDEQGNVIYGDYLLILFAREILSRKPGASIISEVKSSQNLYEDIARHGGRPVMWKAGHSLIKAKMKEENAELAGEMSGHVFFRDRYLGFDDAIYASARLFEILAKEGRPLSALLSDLPPVVSTPEIRVDCPDEIKFRVVEEVARIVAPQAREVIDVDGIRALFDGGWGLVRASNTQPVLVLRFEGRDEAAVRRIRGVMEEAVERARAAVRA
- a CDS encoding undecaprenyl-diphosphate phosphatase, with product MTFLQSILLGLLQGATEFLPVSSSGHLLLAQRLFGIREPELAFDLLLHLGTLAAVLFFLRSEVASIVSSLFRRDSWAAPSAWGRRDLWLAIVASIPTGIIGVIFHKTVETSLTFGGVGARYLILTTLLLLTNLRFRHKEDPDRIDGWEAVAIGVIQGMAVFPGLSRSGSTIILALLLGIAPRRAAKFSFLISIPAILGGALFTLKKGVSVLPGVAPSVAGFLVALVIGYLSLLFVERIVVKGRFQRFAPYTACLAALCFYLQYYG
- a CDS encoding NAD-dependent malic enzyme, with amino-acid sequence MTLSPSESYSITMRLEIQNKVGMLGKVTTAIGTAGGDIGAIDLSGHGKGTVIRDITARARGIEHAQEIINAMKLIAGVKVVNVSDRTFLMHLGGKIEVHNKIPVKTRNDLSMAYTPGVARVCMAISKDVKKSFSLTIRRNAVAVVSDGTAVLGLGDIGPEAAMPVMEGKAMLFKEFAGIDAWPICLNTKDPEEIIRVVKALEPTFGGINLEDISAPRCFEIEERLKAEMGIPVFHDDQHGTAVVVLASLLNSLKIVKKRIEDMKIVVAGVGAAGVACSKIIMNAGARNIIGVDRIGAIYKGRKQHMNFMKEWYAEHANPFNEKGKLADVIAGADMFIGLAGPGLITVDDLKKMAKDPIVFAMANPDPEIMPEEAAPYVRIMATGRSDYPNQINNVLCFPGIFRGALDSRATCINEEMKLAAAYAIASCVGKEELSEDYIIPSVFNRKVGPIVAKEVSRAAHRTKVARRTSKTYMEIHLD
- the amrA gene encoding AmmeMemoRadiSam system protein A; the protein is MTESAGAGSAAYLDESQRKGLLGIARRALEGYIGAGKIPPEEGARGKLAAPGAAFVTLTKNGRLRGCIGYTEAVAPLFKVVQECVVAAATEDPRFPPVSPKELPSLRVEISVLTPLFPIMPEEVEVGRHGLMVAQGRMRGLLLPQVPVEWGWDRETFLDQTCVKAGLPPSAWRHGATLRAFTAEVFGEEERKAT
- a CDS encoding HD domain-containing phosphohydrolase, producing the protein MGSATHTPEVTEAAAKIRVLVVDDEEFLRSIVRERLEIAGYSVEEASDGNEALAMLESNGPYNVLLTDIRMPVMDGITLLGEWGKRSPGTAGIVMSANAELDTAVHALKMGACDYITKPFNFDVLLITIENALRKKDLERQLNDYRTNLEKKVKEQTDIINSMYVRSIDAMIKALEAKDFYTRGHSQRVTLYSVAIAEELGMKGQELEDLYRASVLHDLGKIGVREAVLNKPGKLSEEEFAEIVRHPETAVRILEPIPFFRPLLPAILHHHERFDGKGYPSRLAGKNIPFASRIMTIADTFDAMTSTRAYRKALPVDEAIAEIRRCSGTQFDPDIVPAFLACQPKIVIPGDVNLPEGFDEAISSEYRPQPG